From the Bradysia coprophila strain Holo2 chromosome X unlocalized genomic scaffold, BU_Bcop_v1 contig_12, whole genome shotgun sequence genome, the window GAACTGgtgtaaattacaaaatagtTGCACAAAGAGCATGTACAGTTGCTGTAATTCCGTGTCAGAAATTCactttgtgccaccgagaattgaaatacgacggatttcaatatcgataactagattgaaatgtccaaaattacaacacccgttttcatggcttattacaacactcaaaccagtgttgaaatgaaattcgtatgagttattacagcattcgttttaaaaaaaatgcaaagcaacgtgatcgatcaaattcgaagagtgattgtttacaatgaaaattctgaatttttgtgcatttgtctatttcaattctcggttggcacaaagcatgatgtgttacacgtattgtaatgagattttttcagtacacgacccaattttctttactcgctccgctcgtaaggaaaacttgggtctagtgctgaaaaaatcaacattacaatacttgtaacacaacatactatttcgtccttttttttaatgtcaaGGCGTCCTCTTTTTGTCCTTTTTTTGATGCcgaaatgtcctctttttcaaaattgaaaaatgggaaCCCTACAGCCCATTGTACACAGTACATTGTACACAGCAGAAAAGGAATCTACgttttttacgattttgtaCTCATTTGCGCCTTGCctatattgaatttcaatttatttgggTGAATAAAGCCTAAGAGACCAAAACTCATGCCTTACACTTCCAGTTCAGTTTATTGAAAGTGCTCCACAATATTTGTATCAATCGACTGAAACTGTCGAAACAGGCCTGTAACTAGCCAGACAACTCAGGGAAACTCAGGGGGGTGGCAAATCGaagataatttttcttttatatggcgaaatttaaaaaaaaattaaattttaatttaaaaagaaattttcagagGTGCCAATGCCAACCCCAAGAACGGCTAGTTACGGGCCTGTGTCGAAATTAGTGTCTTCTCTTATTTCTATCAGTCACACTGCAAAATCACAGAAAAACTCGTATGACCACTGAGAATACCAAAGCtgcaacattttatttcatttttttttgtaaaaacatttctttagcTGTTTAGAACATCAAAATCTCAAGTTTCTCACTTTTTTGCGAAGCGAATTATGTTTATTAGGTAAGCTTAacaaacgaaattgaaattcacacatttcaataaaataaagtgAGAAATCATCTTTGAACGTCTGAGATACAACAATGTAAAATCCCAATCATGAGAAGTCGTTGCATTGTGtatataatgtaaatgtatATAATACTACGATGATATACTACATCATTTATGTGTATCTGCTggtatttgatttatttttgtaattagcGTCTTTCAATAACGAATAAATTAAACTTGACCTTAGTCATTATTATGACGATAATGTTCGCCACAGTGGTTATAGACGTTTATACAGTCGTAATAACAATAAAGCCACTTTAGAAGAATATTTCGTTTAGCTCCACCGCAACcacaattataattttttgagaaactttgataattacagaaaaaaaattcacataaTTGAACATCTGAAAATTAACAAGAGTCCATCTCGTCGTATACCACgttgattaatttaaaattagcaTAGAACTGGTATTTCCAGTAATATAATACTTTGATTGGATGAGTAGCAAGTTTTTCGTATTACCTAACcgatttcaaacattttcttacaagtcacaaaagtttaattttttgtttgaatctgAATCATGAATAGTTAGAGCGGTGCAATGAGATCATATTCCCATTAAAAAGAATACCAACCCGAAACACATTATTTGTTGGCTCCTTGAAAAGCCACTTTTCGGTATCGTTGTACGATATCACTTTCATCGATATGCTCAAATATCCATAACGAACGAACACGTTGATTGCTTTGCCAACACGAAGTTTGGATTCGGTTTTTCCAAAACATAGGTCACTAACAAATAGGAATAAGACGCCTGCGATGCCAATGGTTTTTAAAAGTTGATTCATCGTTCATTTGTTACTAAGCACATTACGCGGTGACCTGTAATTAggagaaaaaatttggttgaaatttatcgaaatccTTTAAAATGGCAAATTCATGCGAATTGATGGATGCggtagatttaaaaaaaagttacagaaagtcgattaaaaaataaagttaaatATAGGAACAATGTGGATAAAACCAAGTCATCTATTCGGACAGCAAAAATAAGATTCTTTTCAATTGCTTTTAAATTTGGGAAGCACTCAGATGATTTGAGTTCAATTGGCACTTTTTACCGgttctttttttaaaccaattttttataGTAAAAGGAAATACTGAACAATCAAGTTTGaagaatttgaaaaacaaaaaatctgtaTTCTTAACGTGTAAGAAGAGTGATTCTTATATTCACATCACGACAAATCAAATATGTtgtaaaattgtgaagttgACGTTGTCGTTACGTATCCTCTACTTGTTTGAATGATAAAGATTTCGGAGAGCAACTCCAGTTGTAACTATGTGAATACGTTTTCATCAACACCtttattcaaaactttttgtttcgatGGAACTTATACTTTCCCAGCGATAGAGATAAAGTACTATGACAACAATTTAAGAAGATCGTTTCTACCAATTAAGTCACCAACGTCAAATAATATCTAAAATaagtaaattgttttgtttatggTCTCTTATGGCCAGGCAAACAATCTATTCTATTTCACGGTGCACACGAGCATTAACATTTTGCGTCTTCCAAGAATTCGTTCTAgactattttcgttttattaattttgatttctcatGACCGTCTTCAAGTCAACATGACAATATTAAGTGAAGGTTTGGACAGCGGAGTGCGCAGTTTTTGATATTGTCTCAAACTCTTTAAGCTATTTTGCCAAGGCTATAAACTGTAAGAGGTCGTGCGGATTATGATAAGCGGGTGACACAccattttctaataaaaaaacaaaaaaaatttcacacaatcaaataaattcgcatttcgtgaattttgttgtatgAAAAAGGTGTCTTCCCGCCTATATAATGACCTCACCTTGTTGTTGATCCTTGGATCTTGCAACACATTCTTGACTAAATATTTGCATTATCACTTTTCCCACAAAAAAGTGAATTGTTCAAAATTAACCCAAAAAGGCAAAAATTTAGATAAGAATGTGTTGTTGTagcttaaaaaaaacaatactAGAAATCATTGCTGACatatttcgttgtattttgaAGCTCTCGTTCACACTTAACTGTGGCATTTGtgcaaagaaaatgtttttcctggttttgtttttaatgccTGCGTTACAGTGCGTAAGATTgcgtaagattttttttctattgggttcaaaatagttttttttttcttagaaaACAATTTCGCTGAACTCTGACATTATCTGACAAACGGGAAAAGGTTTCGCTATCAACGTATTGaggtaaaattttgaagatctttttattttcataacaaaatattggttaaagcaacgcacttcaagcatgagtggtactctaaatagggtactgaaactgaacagtgtatcgaacaaattttggcactgtaaaaatatttgggcaattttttcatacaaaacagtactctatttggcagctgtcattaatagcacttttgcttgaagtgcgttggttaaaGTCAAGGATATAtgttagaaagaaaattgttaaaatttagGTAAAATTGAGTCTTGATCTTGGTCAATAGTTTCTGTGAAAATCAAAACATCCGCAAAATTCTTACTCAATACGTTTGTAGCAACATCTTTTCTGAACACAACGTTCAAAAGTTATCCATGTCTCATCAGGGCATGGCTACAGTGGCAGAGAATAACCAACCCCTACAAGGTTAGTCACAGTTTATGGATGTAAACCTTTGACGAATCAAAGGCgaaatgtaacaaaatttgtcattttgcTATCGCATGCTGACAATCGTGTAACTACCGAGAAGATATCTACTCGTGTTTGTGcaagaacaaaataaaaattggaagcCTTATAATAGTCACACGAGTAAATGTGACATTTCGcttcaaatatgaaaatactGAACACGAATCGGTTCGCTTAAGCCTCACGAACTGAATATTAATTGCATAGAAATATTTCCGTCTACCAACTGATATGTAAAAGTACGCGTTGCAGGCGCACGATATAAATAACGAGTCACAAAGGAAAAGCTCAGTGCTTCACGAAAGTAAAGTCAGTATAGTATAACACGAAATGCGTCTTAAGTCTCTGATCGTTTTAGGTATTACACATTagcacttttaattttttttttatattcttctgTCGCAATAGCTTAGCTGCAGCTGCACGTCTTGCTTTCAGGTATATCACTGGCTATAACAGACTATGCTCCTTGTGCAGCTAAGGTTTATGATCAGGCATCAATGAATGACACCATACCAGATAAGTATTTCAACAATCGAGAAGAGAAATTATTCCCTACGTCGTTCAATCCGCCACTAACTGATAATGGTGGCCAGCCTCCATTTAAATATCCATTTGCATTAAGCCCGCGAAACATATACGCCAATGGATGGGCACGACAGGTTTCCGCAAGGGAATTGtcgatttctaaaaaaatgagCGGAGTCCAAATGAGATTGATTATGGGTGGTGTGCGGGAACTTCACTGGCACGTAGACTCAGAGTGGGCCTACATGATTTATGGTGAAGCGCGTGTAACAGCCGTTGATGAGCTTGGTCGTGCGTTTGTCGACGATGTAAAGCAAGGTGATCTATGGTTTTTTCCGGGCGGTGTCCCACATTCTATTCAGGGCTTACGAAATGGTGCGTTTTTCGTACTGGTATTCGATAATGGCATGTTCAATCCGCTTCAAACATTTGGCCTCAGCGATTGGTTGAATCACATTCCTCGAGATGTGTTGGCTAAAAACTTCGGTGTCTCAAAATCCGTTTTCAATAACTTGCCGAGAAAGAGCCTATACATATTTGGAGCAGAATTTCCAAAGCCATTGGCGATAGAAAGGGCAGAAGCGGAACGGGGCACAGGACCAATGCCGCATTCTCTAGCATTCTTCGCAAGCAAAATGAAGCCCAATGTTACACTGTGTGGGGGGGAGGTGAAgataatcgataaaaataattttcccgCTACTAATACAGCAGCTGCAATTGTCCGACTTAAGCCTGGAACGATACGTGAATTACACTGGCATCCTAATGATGATGAATGGCAGTATTATATCGAAGGCAAGTTTTCTGCTTAAAATGCCATGATTAAGTTGGTGTAGTGAGTGTTCTTAGGTGAAGGCCGTACATCTGTCTTTTATGGAAACGGTCAAGCAAGGACATTGGATTTTCAAACTGGCGACGTGGGATACATCCCAAAGTCATTAGGACACTACGTTGAAAATACTGGCAATGTCGACTTGGTCTTTCTTGAAGTCTTTGCCACTCCCTACTATGAAGATATATCTTTGGGTAGCTGGTTAGCTCATACACCGACTACGCTCGTTAATAGCCACTTACATACAGgactcaattttcttaaatcaaTTGATAAAGACAAGACTCCAATCAGGGAGtgaaatcaaatgaaatcaaaataaagcacaaaatgccattttacaaatttccCTTGAGGCAACCTTACTTCTTcctcttctttttcagcctgtttgtatccactgctggatgtaggcctccccatttttctttcacttcGACTTTGTGCAACTCTAAATTTGTTTTCGGATGCTTTCGGTAAATGTTAACGAAGCGAAAACATACGTTAGCATACGTTAGGACTCACTCATCGAACACTTGATGTTTCaaactatttttcattttgttttggaaAAGCCTGAGTTTCCCACAGTTAACCATccaagaccaattctacgcCTTATATCTGGTTTGGTTTTCCAGACCCAGTTTCAATTTGTGACTGTACCTTAGAAATCTATAAATCCTTATCTCGAACATTAATGTCTCTGTTCGATTATTCGTTCAGCTATTGTTAACATGGTTCATGCTTGATGTAGATCAACTACCATGAGGCAACATGAGATcccaataatatttttgatcCCAAGAAGATGTAAGGTCACTGAAGGAATTTCCTTGAAGTAGGAGCGGAACTGCAAGCAGTTGTCATTAAAATTCGAAGTCAAATGTACGAACATCATGCGGCAGACTTGCAAATATCAAAATtagttaaatgaaattgactCAAACACAAATCTGAAATGCATTAAAAGTGTCGGCAGATTCTGCACTGAACGATCTCATCAAACGGGCTTCAACAAGTTACAAAGTTCCTTCGATGTTAGAACCGAACGACACCTCTCGGGACTATAAGCAAAGGAGAGTGGATGTAGTTACGTAGTCCTCACGGCCGTCAATTAGCTTGGGAAACAACGTACATGTACCCATTCTGTTCATCTTACGTCAGTGGATCGGCCTGGCAACCGTGCTATAAGTTTTATGTAGACTGTAGGACCTACAGTGTGAGTCGAGCTTTCTTGGAATTCATCTGTTTATTGTTAACTCagttttcattgaaatcaCTTAGAAAAACGTTCTAGATCGTCATATAACCCTAATCAAAAGCCAAAATGTAGTTATGACAAAGGCTAAAAGGGCATACCTACTGCACTAGAAGTGCCGCAACTCATTCAAAACTACTCATAGTTCTTCGTATAGTTGCTGTTAGTTGttgtcaataaataaaaatgatttagaCGGCACGAATTGTGctgactaccaaactttctTAGAACTGTTACTCGCCAGtcttattttgctttttttaacatagttgaattgttttttcaaGTTCATAAAGAACAGCTATGTCATCGACAGTAAAGAACAAAATTagattcaacaaaatctatgTGACAATTTACTCGGTGCGGTTCGGATACATTGAAATTGAACGATCGTACATAACATGCTCTATTGGTAAATTAACGTTAgaacagcaaatttatttgttagtTAATAAACAAAGTGAGATTTCCACATTgtataaaacaaatttgcaCTAAAACAATATAATGCATGAAAGACGACTAAGTTTACCTTCACCATGAATGGAAGACATACACAGGGTGCATACCGATTTTCTAATACTTAAGTTTTAGGATCAATTTGTACGATATCTGTAAACCAGACAATGTACATTTCGTAAGTTTTGTccttcatcaaaaaaaaaaacctttcgtTTTCAAAACTTTGAACGACGAGCCAAAGGAGTGTTTCAGtttctcaaaattcgtttGTGAACTAATTCCACGCATAATGAAATTGGGGGCTAGACAAGTTGTTGATTTGTATCGTGACTGATGGtgttaagaaaattgcaattcaaattatttaaaataaaaatatccaCCGAATGAACAGACGTTCAAAGCAAACCGATTATTTCGATGtcgatttactcgatttacatGTAATGCAATACAATGTTGCGTAAGTAAAAGTCGTTTGTGACTTCCATGTCTTCTCTGGTGATGCGAAATATGTAGAACGCATAAGTTATTTTATTAGAGATTGTTCAGAAGCGGGGCTAATAATGCTAAATTTGAGTGTACAAATGATCGTGATTTTCTGAAAGCATGACAGATTTTTCTGAGAtcgtaaaagtaaaaaaaaaattatagaatTTTCCGAGATTTTGTAGGATTtatagacccgtacgaagttaATTAGGTTTACTATTACGTTTTAAACACGGCGTAGTAGAATGTCACAGCAAGAGAAAACCATTTGTGCCTGTCCAGAGATGTGAAGTCAGCAAAAAATTAGCGTTTGTTCTTTTGTCTCTATTTGCTTTGAAGGAAGTAGCGGTAGTAGCGCAGTGTTATGGGTTATTGGACCTtaatagaaaataattatcTTGGTAAAAATAAAGCTTAGAGAGCTGCTGTCAAAGTGGAAACTATTCTTTATGTTTATGTGTTGGGTGTGTTTCAGGTGACCTTGCTATTTATATAAAGctttaatgaaaaaagtgTGAAATATCAAGATTCGTGTCAACTAACTACAGGTCgacttttatgtttttaattgTACCCTGTGTATGATTCGCAGTTATTGTCCATTGCTTTAGGTAAGTACGTAAATAAAAGTACAACCACAATGTAAAACATTGTATATAAATGCAATGCATCCAGTACCTAGCTTATACTTCAAACAAGAGACCAGCAtagaaagtaaaataaaattaatttttatttcaagaatattttatgtggaaaTCATTTGCGAAAacattgtaaattgtaaataaaaataatgcaAATGTGGCAAGTCggcaaataaattaaaaatttgtaaactaatGTGACTACATTAACAACAAATTGACACCCACATGTTTGGAACtataaaaatattcgattttctttgtGGAAAAACAAGGACACAATGGTAACGGTGGAAGTATACGATTCCGAATTCCCTTGATCAGGTTGttgattttctaatttctgGTGACGTTGTTCAATGAAAACCAGACCTTCACCTCTTGTACTCCGCTAACGACAAATCCGTCAATGAACTCTCGGTAATTAGTTCTTAGTGTAGAGTCTCATAAACTGAAGAAGTAGAAATATTCTTTTATCGACCGACAGGTGGAGAGAAATAAGAAGTCACCAATTCCATTCTCTTTATTCATTCTACATACATCACCTATGTTATGCTTCACTTTTCGGAATAGAATGGATATCGCATACGGAATGAATAACATCAATTGGATTGTAATCGTTCAAAGTGTGACttcttacatttttcgtaCTGTATTAGAAACACTTAGGTCGAAGGAAGTAATGGTCGATGTACCGGCTAGTTATATTCTCAGCTCAATTCGAATCTATTTAGAAATCCGTTctgtaattaatcaaaattgtaaaactaaAGTACGAAAATTCTGTCCGATATTATCAacattgtacattgtacaagCACTAATTTCGTGGCCCCGTGTGTGATAATCTGGTTAAATATCTCTTTACCCATGAACTACAATTAATATGCGTTGTACGCTTCAAGAATTACTTATTCGCAGCAAATTACAGCTGTAAGATATATATACAATTTCAACGATATAACATGCCATGGTCAACGTACCAACAACAAATACATTTCGGATAATTTGGTGGATTTGGACTAGTTGATACTAGTGTTTACGTTGAGTTACAATTTACACGATTACGTCAGTAAAACAAACGGAAGACTTCAATTTTGAATATCGATTCGGTAAACATTGAGTAACACCTTTTTACCATTagttaatcaaattaaaacattaaaaacgaAACACAGTTGCACTGGAGCCATTTTTACACTACATCGAAATATGAACCGAAACATTTTGCATAAtatttaagattttaattgtaaataaatcagTTAGGTTTTTATATCGGATTCGTTAAACAAAGCGAACAAATAAAGCGGTCAGATGATACGATACTTTATAACCTTGTCTAATTGATGTAAAAAGCGGTGAGTATGTACCTACATTGCAAAACATATCTTATACTTAGTTACGCTAATCGAATATATATTATGGATTTAAAGATGAATGATTGAACCAAAAGGTGACTTGTTTGtgataacatttaaaaatcttttattcaTAATGTTCTGGTATTTAATTTGTTTGGGGAAAGGTTGCCTTGCTGTTG encodes:
- the LOC119067270 gene encoding oxalate decarboxylase OxdD-like, producing the protein MRLKSLIVLGISLAITDYAPCAAKVYDQASMNDTIPDKYFNNREEKLFPTSFNPPLTDNGGQPPFKYPFALSPRNIYANGWARQVSARELSISKKMSGVQMRLIMGGVRELHWHVDSEWAYMIYGEARVTAVDELGRAFVDDVKQGDLWFFPGGVPHSIQGLRNGAFFVLVFDNGMFNPLQTFGLSDWLNHIPRDVLAKNFGVSKSVFNNLPRKSLYIFGAEFPKPLAIERAEAERGTGPMPHSLAFFASKMKPNVTLCGGEVKIIDKNNFPATNTAAAIVRLKPGTIRELHWHPNDDEWQYYIEGKFSA